The following nucleotide sequence is from uncultured Roseateles sp..
CGGCGCGATGCCGCGGCCGTTGTCCTTGACCTCCACCGTCAACACACCGCCGGCGACGCTGAGTTCGATGTCCACTCTGGTGGCCTCGGCGTGCTTGCTGACATTGGTCAAGGCCTCCTGCGTCATCCGGTAGGCCACCAGGGGCACGCCCGGGGGCAGCTGGATCTGCTCATGGCTGGTGGTGAACACGGTGCTGATGCCGGTGCGCCGGTCGAAGCGCCCGGCCATCCACTGCACCGCCGCCACCAGGCCCTGCTCCAGGATGGCCGGCCGCAGGTTGTGCATCACCCGCTGGCTGGCCTCGATGGCCGAGGTCACCGTCTCCAGCGCGGCATTGGCGCGCTGCAGGATGGCGTCGGACCCGGCATGGCGGGCGATCCAGGCCAGATCGAACTTGAGCGCCGTCAAGGAGCCGCCGACATCGTCATGGATCTCGCGGGCAATCGCCGCACGCTCGCGCTCGACGCTGGTCTGCAGATGGCCAGCCAGTTCGTGCAGGCGTTGCTTGGAGCGCACCAGCTCGTCGTCGGCACGCTTGCGCGCACGTTGCGCCTCGGCCGCCTCGATCGCATGCACCAGGGCCGGCGCCAGCCGGGCCAGATTGTTCTTCAGCAGGTAGTCGCTGGCGCCATTGCGCATGGCCTCCACCGCGGTGTCCTCGCCGATCTCGCCCGAAACCAGGATGAAGGGGATCAGCCGGCCGCTGGCCTTGAGCATCTCCAGCACCACCAGCCCGGAGAAGCCGGGCAGATTGAAGTCGGAAATGATCGCGTCCCAGGGTTCGTCCAGTGCCTGGGCAAAGGCCTCGCGGCTGTCCAGCCGCTGGCACTCGACCTGCAGGCCACCACGCTGCAGCTGGGCCAGCATGAGCTGGTGGTCAAGGTCAGAATCTTCGACATGCAGCACGCGCAGCCGTCGTCCGGCAATAGGAGTCGTCATGCAGCGAGTATGCCAAGGATGAAAGACGCCGCCGGCCGCGACGGAAAGCAGCAAAAATGCACCCAAGCGTGATGCATTCGGTTACATCAAGGGTAAACCCCAATGCTTATGCAACAGGGGGGGCCGATCCTTGGAAATAGGCCTCCTTCGGGGCTGTGCTCAGAGTGATGGATGGTTGAAACCTGTCGAACACTGCTAACCATCGTAGCGCCGCTGGCCGACCCTGGACCTGATGCTGTATCCGGGGTGTCGGACCATGGCGCCTGCCTGCGCAACGAACAGAACAATATCGTGGAGCCGAGATGCTAGAAGACCCGTCCTCTGCCCCGCCCGAGACCGAGGGCCTGCCCCCGGTTTTTCAGCTGCTGGCTGCCGCCGATCTGCAAGATCACCTGATGACGGTGACAAATGACCTGGATCGTTTGCAACGCTTGCTGGATGATGCGGGTGAGTCCTTGATGACGCATTTTTATGGCGCCACCAATCACCTGAACCGCTTGTTGGCACAGGCCGCGGCCACGCCGGGCTTTGACGACGCCGACCTGCACAAGGTCCAGACCGAGATGGCCGGCGCCATCACCGCCCTGCAGTTCCAGGATATGGCGACGCAGTTGATCGCCCACACCAGCCAGCGCCTGCGCAACTGCGCCGACCAACTGGCACGCGACACCTTTGGCGACGATGAGGACGGTGCCGCCGTCGTCGAGATGGCGCCGTTGAAGCCGAATCCGGTCACACAGGACGAGATGGACGCTGGTTCCGTCGAACTGTTCTAAAGACCCGCCCCGATTACCCGAAAACCCTAGCGATACCCCGGAGATAGAGATGCATTCAATTCTTGCTGTGGACGACTCGGCTTCCATGCGCCAAATGGTGACCTTCACGCTGAAGAACGCCGGCTTCAATGTGGTCGAGGCGGTTGATGGCCAGGACGCCTGGGAGAAAGCCGGACAGCGCAATTTCGACCTGGTCCTGACCGACCAGAACATGCCCCGCATGGACGGCATCAGCCTGACCAAGAAGCTGCGGGACAACCCCAAATTCAAGACCACGCCCATCCTCATCCTGACCACCGAGTCCAGCGATCAGATGAAGCAGGCCGGCCGCGCCGCTGGCGCCACCGGCTGGTTGGTCAAGCCCTTCGATCCGGCCAAGCTGATCGAAGTCATCGGCAAGGTCATTCGTTGATGCGTCTCACGAGCACAGGGGTACAACACCATGGGTGAGATGTCTGATAACGCCAGCATGAGCGCTGGCAT
It contains:
- a CDS encoding response regulator — translated: MTTPIAGRRLRVLHVEDSDLDHQLMLAQLQRGGLQVECQRLDSREAFAQALDEPWDAIISDFNLPGFSGLVVLEMLKASGRLIPFILVSGEIGEDTAVEAMRNGASDYLLKNNLARLAPALVHAIEAAEAQRARKRADDELVRSKQRLHELAGHLQTSVERERAAIAREIHDDVGGSLTALKFDLAWIARHAGSDAILQRANAALETVTSAIEASQRVMHNLRPAILEQGLVAAVQWMAGRFDRRTGISTVFTTSHEQIQLPPGVPLVAYRMTQEALTNVSKHAEATRVDIELSVAGGVLTVEVKDNGRGIAPGDLAKARSFGIRGLHERAATVGGWVDLSSTPAGTSLILSVPLTPDAAQNAEDGSLNKTEHDPSAWGTQ
- a CDS encoding response regulator, with translation MHSILAVDDSASMRQMVTFTLKNAGFNVVEAVDGQDAWEKAGQRNFDLVLTDQNMPRMDGISLTKKLRDNPKFKTTPILILTTESSDQMKQAGRAAGATGWLVKPFDPAKLIEVIGKVIR